The Methylocystis bryophila genome contains the following window.
GAAAGCGGAGCATGCGATCCTGGCTGACGTCATCTCCAAAGAGCCCTTGGGGCCGGCGGTGCGCCAGGACGACATGCAGTGGTTTGAAATCGTGAAATGGGTGAATTACGCGATGTTGAACGCCGAGGAGCTCGGGATTTCCTCGGCCAATATCGCAGATGCGAAACAGTCGAAAAAGCCGTCCGTCCGCCGCTTTGTCGGCGCCGAGGGCGACTCCGCCAAGGAGCTGGGCCTCTCTCCCGACTGGGCGGTGAACGTCGTCAAGGCGGTCGGAAATTATGGCGAGTCGCTGGACCGCAACGTCGGGGCCAAATCGCCGCTCGGCATCACGCGCGGCCTCAACCATCTCTGGACCATGGGCGGCATTCAATACGCGCCGCCGATCCGGTAAGGGTCGAGATACTCCCGCGCTAAACTGTCCTGCCCCGCCGCGGCGCGCGCCCAGGCGGCGCGCCTTGCGGGAACTTGCGATCGAGTTCGCCCGCCCGGCTTGGGGGCACGCGCAGCTGCAGGCGCTGCGCGCCATCGGGCAGCGTCCGGCGCGACAGCACCTCGGCATGCGCATAGGCCCAGGCGAGTCCGGCGCCATCCTCTGCGGCCACCGTGACCTCGCGCGTTTCTCGCGCTTCGCCCAGCAGCGCCGCGATTCGCTCGAGCAGCGGCTCGATCCCCTCGCCCGTAAGCGCCGAGACCAGCGCCACGGGTTTCTCATTCGCCCGCGCCGCGAGCCGCAGCGCCGCCTCGCGCTCCGAATCGAGCGCGTCGATCTTGTTCCACACCTCGATCGTAGGCTTGGCGCTCTCGCCGGATAGGCCAAGCTCCGTCAGAATTTGCTCGACGTCGCGCGCCTGCGCCTCGAAATCCTCGCCGCTCGCGTCGCGCACGTGCAAGAGCAGGTCCGCCTGCGTCACCTCCTCGAGCGTCGCGCGGAAGGCAGAGATCAGCAGCGTCGGCAGGTCGGAGATGAAGCCCACCGTATCGGAGAGCAGCGCGACGGCGCCATGCGGCAGGCGGATGCGCCGCACCGTCGGATCGAGCGTCGCGAAGAGGAGATCCTCGGCGAAGACCCCGGCCCCGCACAGCCTGTTGAAGAGCGTCGATTTGCCGGCGTTGGTGTAGCCGACGAGCGCGACCACGGGGAACGGGACGTCGCGGCGCGTCTTGCGATGCAGGCCGCGCGTGCGCTTCACCTTGTCGAGCTCCTGCTCGATCTTGCGCATGCGCTCTTCGATGAGACGCCGGTCGGTCTCGATCTGCGTCTCGCCGGGACCGCCGAGGAAGCCGAAGCCGCCGCGCTGGCGCTCCAGATGGGTCCAACTGCGTACGAGCCGCGACTTTTGATAGCCGAGATGGGCGAGCTCGACTTGCAGCGCGCCCTCCCGCGTGCGTGCGCGCCGCCCGAAAATCTCGAGAATGAGACCGGTGCGGTCGATGACCTTGCAGCCCCAGGCCTTTTCCAAGTTCCGCTGCTGCACCGGCGAGAGCGCGCAATCCATGGAGACGAGCGCAATCTCCTCCTCGCGGACGAACTCGCCGATCTCCTCGACCTTGCCCTTGCCGAGATAGGTCGCAGGCCGCATGTCGGCCAACGGAACGAGAATCGCCCGCCGCACGTCGAGATCGATCGCGAGCGCCAGGCCCGCAGCCTCCTCGAGTCGCGCCGCGGGCTCGCGCCCGACACCGTCTTTCGGACCCCGCGGCGGATAAGGGCCGACGACGAGCGCGGAAGTCCTCTCGCCTCGCTGTGGCTTCGGCGAGACGGCGTGTGAGTTGGAAGCGTTGTCCTTCAAACGGGCGGGAACTCTCCTGGATCACTTGGCGCCTGGCGGAACGCGGGGAACGCCGTGATCAATGGTTCAAATAATGGTCACGCCGAGGTCTCCCGGCTAGAGCGCTCAGCGAGAAACTTGCAGAACGCCCCCGCAAAGCGGAGCTAGCGCGTCTTTTCGTTGATCTCCCCTTCCTCGGAAGGTTCGAACATATGAATGGGGTGGCCCGGCATGATTGTCGAGATCGCGTGCTTGTAGACGAGCTGAGAGTGACCGTCGCGTCTAAGCAGCAGACAAAAATTGTCGAACCAAGTGATGATCCCCTGGAGCTTGACGCCGTTGACCAGGAAGATCGTGAGCGGGACCTTGTTTTTTCTAACAAAATTCAAAAACGTGTCCTGCAGGTTTTGCGCGCGTTCCGACATTCGCCGTCCTGTTCTTGTTCATTGGGCGGCGTCGAGCGCCGCCTCGAGGTCGTCACCCCCGATCGTAGTCTGATATTAGAGCGCGACTTGCTGCAACGCGCAAGACATAACAAGAGGCCACAGCGTCGCATTGAGCAGAAATTCACCGGTTGCAGGCGGAGAGAGCGCGCTGCGGCACGGATCCTGCCTGTCCGAACGGAGGTGATGGGCCAGAAATCGGGGGCGCGCGCGACAATGGAATGCAGACGACACCCCACCGCTGAACGGAGCGGCCGCCGTGAGTGAGTCCATCCGCGCCATCGTGATCGATCTGGAAGGCGCCGCCCTGCCGATGAGCTTCCTCACCCAGACTCTCGCGCCGCTGGCGCGCGAGAAACTCGGAGCCTTCATCGCCGCCCATGCCGACGAAGAAGAGGTAGAAGCGGCGCTCGAGGAAACCGGGCGGCTGATGGGCGGATTCGATTTGAAACCCGCCGAGGCCGAGGCGCTGCTGCTGCGCTGGATGAAACAGGACCGCAAGGCATCTCCGCTGAAATATCTTCAGGGCCGAGTCTGGCGAGAGGCCCATGAGGCCGGCGCGCTCGAGATCGAGTTCTACGCGGACGCAGCCGAGGCAATCAGAGCTTGGGCCGCCGCGGGTCTTCGGCTGTTCGTCTATTCGTCCCAGTCTGAAGAGGCTCAAAGAATGCTCCTGGCTCACACGCCCTATGGCGATCTGACGCCGCTCTTCGAGGGCTTCCTCGACACGACGTTCGGGCAGAAGATCGAGCCCGGCTCCTATCGCGATCTCGTCGAGCGTTTGGCGCTGCCCGCGGGCGCGATCCTGCTGCTTTCCGGCAATGAGGAGGAACTGGACGCCGCCCGATCCGAGGGCCTTGCGACCGCCCGCCTCATGCGCGACGGCGCGGAGAAAAGCGGCCATCCCGCGAGCCCGGATTTCACCTCTTTGCAATTTTAGAGGGCGCCCATGGCGAGCTTCACACTGGAGACCCGCGAGGGCGCGCGAAGCGAGGTCAAGGCGAAGGACGGCGTGACGCTGATGAAGCTGATTCGCCGCTCCGGAGCCGAAGAGCTCGTCGCGCAATGCGGCGGCTCCTGCGCCTGCGCCACGTGCCATGTCTATGTGTCCCCGCGCGAGGGCGTGACGCTCCCGCCGATGCGCCCCGACGAAAGCCGGATGCTGGCGACCGCCGGCGAGCGGCGGATGACGTCGCGACTCGCCTGCCAGATCAAATTCGACGCGGCGCTCGACGGGATGCATGTCACGATCGCGCCCGAGAACCTCGATGATATCTGAGCCGGCCGCATTCCGCCGTCGCATCGCGCTCTAGTTCCGCCGCGGTTTTCTTCATGCAGCAACGAAAGCTCGGTCGCTCTGGCCTATCCTGCGCGCCGCTCGCGCTCGGCGCTCATGTCCTCGGTTGGACGGCGGACGAGGCGACGTCGCATAGGCTTCTCGACGCCTTCATCGACCGCGGCTTCTCGCTGATCGACACCGCCGACACTTATTCCACCTGGGTCGAAGGCCATTGCGGCGGCGAGTCGGAGATCATCATCGGCAATTGGCTAAAGGCCTCGGGCAAACGCGAGAAAGCGCTGATCGCGACCAAGGTCGGCGGAGCCATGACCGGTGTCGGCAAGGGGCTATCCAAAGCCCATATCATCCGCTCCGCCGAGGACTCGCTGCGGCGGCTCCGCACCGACAGGATCGATCTCTATCAAGCGCATTTCGACGATACGGGCGTCGCGATGGAGGAAACGCTCGAGGCCTTCGCGAGCCTCGTGCAGAGCGGCAAGGCGCGGGCGATCGGCGCCTCCAATTTCTCCGCGCCACGGCTCGCGCAAGCGCTGGAGACGGCGCGTGCCCAAGGCCTGCCTATCTATTCTTGCCTGCAGCCGCATTACAACCTTGTGACCCGCGGCTTTTACGAGGGCGCATTGCAGGCGCTGTGCGTCGCAGAGGATCTGGGCGTGCTGCCTTTTCGCGCCCTTGAGGCGGGCTTCCTCACCGGCAAATATCGCTCGATCGCTGATACTGTCGGGAAACCGCGCGGCGCCCCCGTCGCCCGAATTCTCGACGATCGCAGCCTCGACATTTTGAGCGAGCTCGACAGCGCCGCGCGAAGGCTTGACGCGACGCCGGCGCAGGTCGCCATCGCCTGGCTCATGGCGCAACCGGGCGTGAGCGCGCCGATCGTCAGCGTGACGAGTCTCGCGCAGCTCGAAGAGATTTTCGGGGCGACGACGCTCGCGCTCGACGCGCGCAGCCTGAGGCGCCTCGATCTGGTGAGCGCCTGACGCGGGCGGCATATGGGCTCGACCCTGGCCTCAATGTTGCGTCTTTTTCGTTCATCGAGCCCGTGGGGGCGAGCGCGAGGGAGATCCCATGCCGATCAAGGAAGAAGACATTCAGGTTGGCAAATGCTACCGATCGAGGGGAGGCGCGGAGAATTCGGAGAAATACACGATCATCAACATCGTGCGCGGGATCGTGACCTATCAGAGCTGGACGACCGACCCCTACCGCCTGTCGCTTCGCACCAACACCGGCATCAAGGCGCTCGCCGAGGTGATTTTCAAGGAGATTCCCTGCCCGGACCGCAGCCCAGAGAAGAAGATCGACTATTTCGATCCTTCCTGAGCGGGCGACAAAAAGCCGCTTCGCGCGGCGCGGCTTAGTGGGCGCCGCTGATTGAAATTCACGCCGGAAACGCGGCATAAGCCTAAAGATGGCTCGAGCGGAGGCAAAATTGGCGCGAATCGGCGAGTTGGATGAGCCGCACCTCCTTTCGCCGGCTCTGGACGAAGCGACGAAGGCTGCGCTCGCGCGGCGCGGCGCACCCTTGCGCGCCGCGGCTGGCGCTTGGATCTTTCGGCAGGGCCTCCCCTGCGAGGCCTATCCGATCGTGGTCTCCGGGCGCATTCGCGTGCAGAAGACCGGCGCGAACGGCCGCGAGATCACCCTTTATCGCGTGGGCCCCGGAGAGACCTGCGTGATCACCACGGCCTGCCTGATGCGCGACGCCGCCTATGACGCCGAGGCCATCGCGGAAACGGACGTGACCGCGAAAGTCCTGCCCAAGGCCGACTTCCGCGAGCTGCTCGCCTCCTCCGCGAGCTTTCGCGACTTCGTCTTCCGCACCTTCAGCGCCCGGCTTGCAAGCCTTCTGGCGCGGATCGAGGAGGTCGCCTTCGAGCGAATCGACCGCCGCTTGGCGCAACGACTTCTCGATGCGGTCGGCGAGGATGGTGCGATCGCCGCGACGCATCGAGAGCTCGCCGTCGAGTTGGGCACGGCGCGGGAAGTGGTCAGCCGCAAGCTCAAGGACTTCGAGCGCAGCGGGTGGATCGAGCTCCATCGCGGCGGCGTTCGACTCCTTCAGCCCGAAGCGCTGCGACGAATCGTCCATGACGAGGCTGCATCGTGATTTTGTCGCCGACGGCGCGGCGCAGGAGACGGAAGGTAACGGGACATCTCGTAGCAACAGGAGTCCCGCGATGACGAAGAATCTCGGAACGATTGATCGCGCGTTGCGCTTCCTTGTCGGGCTTGGACTGATCGGCGCGACGCTCGGCGGCCTTCTCCCGGTCTGGGGATGGATCGGGATCGTGCCGCTGGCGACCGCGGCGATCGGCTGGTGCCCGGCCTATCTGCCTTTCGGGATCAAGACCTGCGAGAAATAAGCGAAGGCTTCCATGATCGGAATTCGCTCCCGCGTCGTGTGAAGTTGCGTCGCTCGGGAGATTGCTGAGCGGAATGCGCCTTGGCGCCATACATCGGACCAAGGACGCGTCGGGTTTCTTCTGAACGGGCGCGTCCTGAACGCCGAGGGTCTGCCCTCCCCTCAACTGATCGCTGATCGCGCTGCCGCTCGTTTCGCAGCGCCTTGACTCTGCGCCCTACTAAAGCCCAATGCAGGCGTTCCAATGCGGATCGCGGCGCGACGCTGCGGTCGCGCCCCTGCAGGGAGATTCTATGCTCGCTTTTGGCGCGGCGCGGCGGCGCCCTTTTCCCCGACGGCTCGGATCCGCGGCCGGGGCCATGCTCTTCGCGAGCGCCTTCGCGATCATGCTCGCCGCCGGCTCCCTGCAGCCGGCGCTGGCCGAGGACTTCAAGGGAAAATTTGGCGATTGGGACCTTCGTTGCGAGACCCCTCCGGGCGCCAGCAAGCAGCAATGCGCTCTGGTCCAGCGGGTCTCGGCCGAGGATGTTCCCGGCCTCAATCTGATCGTGCTGGTCATGAAGCTCAACGAGGGCAAGCAACGGCTCATGCGGATCATCGCGCCGCTCGGCGTGCTGCTGCCGACGGGCCTCGGCCTGATGATCGACGAGACCAAGATCGGCAACACGGGCTTTGCGCGCTGCAACACGCACGGCTGCATCGCGGAGGCGATCCTGGACGATAAGCTCATCGATCAGTTGAAGGCCGGCAAGACCGCCACGTTCATCGTCCACGAGACGCCTGAGAAGGGCGTCGGACTGCCCATCGCGCTCTCGGGCTTCAAGGAAGGTTTCGTCAAGCTGCCATGAGCAAAATGCCTATAATTCTGCGGCGTCGCCCGCTGACGGCATCCATCGCGGCTTGCGCCCTGGCCGCAGCGCTCGGGGCCGCGCAGGCGGAGGATTCGGAGCCGCTCTCGAACCGTATGATGCAGATGTTGGGGCTCGGCGCCGGTCAGCAGGCTCCCGCTTCCGAGACGGCCGCCCCGCCGGCGGCTCCCCCGCAGAGCGCGCCGCCTCCGCCCCCGCAGGCCGAAGAATCGCGACCCCTCACGAAGCGCATGATGCAAATGTTCGGGCTCGGGGGTGATAATGGCGCGCCCGCTTCGACGCCCGCGACCGCGCCCGCCCGGCGGAAGGACGAGCCCGACGAGCCGCGCAAGACGAGCCGCGTGCTTCGCATGCTGGGACTCGTCAAGGGGGCCCAGGACCCCGAGGAGGTTAAGGCCAAGCGGGAAATCGTGGAATGCCCCGACATCGTCGTCGACGGCGCCGGGGCTGAGATGCGCTCGCCTCCCGGCGCCGACGCTTCGAGCGTCGCTTATCAAATTTCGATTACGCGCATGGCGCGCGAATGCGCGCTCGACGCGGAAAGGGAGAACGTCTCGCTCAGAGTCGGACTGCTCGGAGCGGCGATGCTCGGCCCGGCCGGCAAGCCCGGCGGCTATTTCGGCTCGCTGCGGGTCGCTCTGCGGCGAAAGAGCGACAATGAGGTCCTGGGCGAGAAGACTTATCGCGTCGGGGCGACGATCCCCGCCAATCAGTCGCGCGCGGACTTCACCCTGCTCGTCGAGGATTTTACGGCGCCCTTCGTCAACTCCAAGGCCGCGGAAGATTACGAGATCCTAGTCGGCTTCGCGGGTGCGGCCAAGAACGAGGGCGGCGCGAAAAAGCCCCACAAGCACGGCGGATAATCTCGCTCTGCTGCAGGCGGAAGTCGTGAAGGCGCGCGCCTCGGCGCGAAGCCTCGCCATTGACCGAGGCACTATCGAGTCGGCTTTCAGGTCAGGCCACACTCTCGGTTTTTGAATTAGAGAGCGCGCCCCGATGAGGAGCGAATTCCGCAAAACTCGACAGAATTTTGCGGAATTCGCTAGCGCGATTCCTTGCCGCTCGAACGATTTCGCTCGAGCAGGAGACGCTAAGCCCGCAGCGCCTTCAATCCCCTGATTCCCTCGTTCACGAGGGCGTCGCCGCTCGCGGGATGGGCGCGCATAACGGCTTCGGCGATCTTCGTCGCGGCGTCCGCGGCGGCGGCGCGCACCTCAGCGATGGCCTGGGCCTCCGCGAGCGCGATCTTGTCGGCGATCTGCTTGTCGCCCCGGGACGCCCATTCGTCGAGGCGCTTGCGCGATTCGGCGGCGATCATCTCGGCTTCCTTCTTGGCCTGGGCGACGATGGCGGCGGCCTCGGCCTCCGCTTCCGCCTTCTTCTGCTCGAAGGAGGCGAGCAACGCCTCGGCTTCGGTGCGCAGCCGCTGGGCCTCGGCGAGCTCGCCCTTCACCTTGTCGATGCGCTTGTCGAGCGCGCCGACAAGCATGTGAGGGACGCGCATCTTCAGCAGAATGCCGATGAAGAGGGCGAAGCCGATGGCGACGAAGACTTCGGCCTCGAGATGTTGGAGATCCATGGCGCGGCCTTCCTTCAGCGGGCGGACAGAGAGCGGACGGCGGCGTCGATCGCCGCGGCGTCGATTTCAGCGCCGGTGAGCTTGGCGATGATCGCCGCGGCGGCTTCCCTGGCGACGCCCTCGACATGTTTCATCTTATCCGCCTTCTCAGCAGCGATGCGCTGCTCAGCGGCGGCCAGCGCCTGCGCGAGCTTCTGCTCGGCGGCGGCGCGATGCGCTGCGGCCTCGGCGGCGGCCTTCGCCTGCGCCTCTCTGCCGATGACCTGCGCCTCGTCCTTCTTGGCGGCGAGCGTCGCGTCATTGTGCTTGGCGGCGATCTGCGCCTTGGCTTGGCTCGCCCGCGCCGCGTCGAGATCGGTGTTGATGGTCGTCTCGCGGGTCGTGAGAATGCCGGCGACGCGCGGCAGCGCGATTCGCGACAT
Protein-coding sequences here:
- a CDS encoding YgaP family membrane protein; this translates as MTKNLGTIDRALRFLVGLGLIGATLGGLLPVWGWIGIVPLATAAIGWCPAYLPFGIKTCEK
- a CDS encoding aldo/keto reductase, producing the protein MQQRKLGRSGLSCAPLALGAHVLGWTADEATSHRLLDAFIDRGFSLIDTADTYSTWVEGHCGGESEIIIGNWLKASGKREKALIATKVGGAMTGVGKGLSKAHIIRSAEDSLRRLRTDRIDLYQAHFDDTGVAMEETLEAFASLVQSGKARAIGASNFSAPRLAQALETARAQGLPIYSCLQPHYNLVTRGFYEGALQALCVAEDLGVLPFRALEAGFLTGKYRSIADTVGKPRGAPVARILDDRSLDILSELDSAARRLDATPAQVAIAWLMAQPGVSAPIVSVTSLAQLEEIFGATTLALDARSLRRLDLVSA
- the mtnC gene encoding acireductone synthase, with protein sequence MSESIRAIVIDLEGAALPMSFLTQTLAPLAREKLGAFIAAHADEEEVEAALEETGRLMGGFDLKPAEAEALLLRWMKQDRKASPLKYLQGRVWREAHEAGALEIEFYADAAEAIRAWAAAGLRLFVYSSQSEEAQRMLLAHTPYGDLTPLFEGFLDTTFGQKIEPGSYRDLVERLALPAGAILLLSGNEEELDAARSEGLATARLMRDGAEKSGHPASPDFTSLQF
- a CDS encoding 2Fe-2S iron-sulfur cluster-binding protein, with amino-acid sequence MASFTLETREGARSEVKAKDGVTLMKLIRRSGAEELVAQCGGSCACATCHVYVSPREGVTLPPMRPDESRMLATAGERRMTSRLACQIKFDAALDGMHVTIAPENLDDI
- a CDS encoding ATP F0F1 synthase subunit B (Produces ATP from ADP in the presence of a proton gradient across the membrane. Subunit B is part of the membrane proton channel.); the encoded protein is MDLQHLEAEVFVAIGFALFIGILLKMRVPHMLVGALDKRIDKVKGELAEAQRLRTEAEALLASFEQKKAEAEAEAAAIVAQAKKEAEMIAAESRKRLDEWASRGDKQIADKIALAEAQAIAEVRAAAADAATKIAEAVMRAHPASGDALVNEGIRGLKALRA
- a CDS encoding Crp/Fnr family transcriptional regulator — translated: MARIGELDEPHLLSPALDEATKAALARRGAPLRAAAGAWIFRQGLPCEAYPIVVSGRIRVQKTGANGREITLYRVGPGETCVITTACLMRDAAYDAEAIAETDVTAKVLPKADFRELLASSASFRDFVFRTFSARLASLLARIEEVAFERIDRRLAQRLLDAVGEDGAIAATHRELAVELGTAREVVSRKLKDFERSGWIELHRGGVRLLQPEALRRIVHDEAAS
- a CDS encoding ATPase, with the protein product MTSDALAQESPQESSTETHEGVVVNGGPHEGGHFPPFDATNWAPQFVWLVLIFGLLYLLMSRIALPRVAGILTTRETTINTDLDAARASQAKAQIAAKHNDATLAAKKDEAQVIGREAQAKAAAEAAAHRAAAEQKLAQALAAAEQRIAAEKADKMKHVEGVAREAAAAIIAKLTGAEIDAAAIDAAVRSLSAR
- the hflX gene encoding GTPase HflX, which translates into the protein MKDNASNSHAVSPKPQRGERTSALVVGPYPPRGPKDGVGREPAARLEEAAGLALAIDLDVRRAILVPLADMRPATYLGKGKVEEIGEFVREEEIALVSMDCALSPVQQRNLEKAWGCKVIDRTGLILEIFGRRARTREGALQVELAHLGYQKSRLVRSWTHLERQRGGFGFLGGPGETQIETDRRLIEERMRKIEQELDKVKRTRGLHRKTRRDVPFPVVALVGYTNAGKSTLFNRLCGAGVFAEDLLFATLDPTVRRIRLPHGAVALLSDTVGFISDLPTLLISAFRATLEEVTQADLLLHVRDASGEDFEAQARDVEQILTELGLSGESAKPTIEVWNKIDALDSEREAALRLAARANEKPVALVSALTGEGIEPLLERIAALLGEARETREVTVAAEDGAGLAWAYAHAEVLSRRTLPDGAQRLQLRVPPSRAGELDRKFPQGAPPGRAPRRGRTV
- a CDS encoding invasion associated locus B family protein, producing the protein MLAFGAARRRPFPRRLGSAAGAMLFASAFAIMLAAGSLQPALAEDFKGKFGDWDLRCETPPGASKQQCALVQRVSAEDVPGLNLIVLVMKLNEGKQRLMRIIAPLGVLLPTGLGLMIDETKIGNTGFARCNTHGCIAEAILDDKLIDQLKAGKTATFIVHETPEKGVGLPIALSGFKEGFVKLP
- the hfq gene encoding RNA chaperone Hfq; the encoded protein is MSERAQNLQDTFLNFVRKNKVPLTIFLVNGVKLQGIITWFDNFCLLLRRDGHSQLVYKHAISTIMPGHPIHMFEPSEEGEINEKTR